TCTTGCTACCAACATTACTGCTATTGGCTTTATAAGCAAAGACCTCGAAAATCGTAAAAAGATTTTTTTTAACGGCCTCTGGTACACTCTGGGAAGAGCAATCACCTATACAACAATTGGTGTAATTTTATTTTTTGGTGCCAGTACTTTTCATATTGCCAAATTTTTGCAGTCGCACGGTGAAAAATTTTTAGGGCCTCTTTTGATACTAATCGGCATACTGATGCTCGACTTTATTAAGATAAAACTACCCGGCAGCGGAAAGTTGACAGAACGAATGGGGAAAAACAAGAAAAACAACTGGTGGAGTGCGCTATTGCTGGGAGTAGTCTTTGCGCTTGCATTCTGCCCATATAGTGGTGTGCTGTATTTTGGCATGTTGATCCCCATCACCATCAGTAGTCCTTCAGGCTTGTTTCTGCCATTAATTTTTGCTATTGCAACCGGTTTGCCGGTAATTATTGTGGCTTATCTGCTGGCATTCAGCATTTCCAGTTTAGGAGGGTTTTACAATAAAGTAAAGATCTTCGAAAAGTGGTTCAGGCGGGTAATTGCTGTTGTCTTTATTATTGTGGGATTTTACTATGTATATATTTTTTACATACAAAAATTAATTTCATAAAATTTTTTATAAATTCATTTCGCCTTTTTGCGAAATACAAAAACGTATTATGATGGAAACAAAAAAAGAAATTAAAATTCTGATCTGGATCGCATTGGTATTCGGGGCGGTGTTTTTTTTACCAATAGATAGTGCCCGTTTTACAACAGCCATTGACGCAACCTTTGATTTAGCCAAATGGTATGCCCGTGAGCATGTAATTCTTTGCCTGCTGCCTGCTTTTTTTATTGCCGGAGTAATTTCAGTATTTGTCAGCCAGGGTTCGGTACTGAAATATTTTGGTGCCAACGCAAAAAAATGGCTGGCTTATTCAGTGGCTGCTGTTTCGGGAAGCATACTTGCGGTATGCTCTTGCACAATATTGCCTTTATTTTCAAGTATTCACAAACGCGGCGCTGGCTTAGGCCCTGCCATTGCCTTTTTATATTCAGGACCGGCAATAAATATACTTGCCATTATATTAACGGCACGTATTTTAGGTTTTGAAATGGGCGTTGCACGTACAGTTGGAGCTGTTTTCTT
The sequence above is a segment of the Bacteroidales bacterium genome. Coding sequences within it:
- a CDS encoding aromatic aminobenezylarsenical efflux permease ArsG family transporter, which translates into the protein MDFLQNWLDGTNVPFLSAFILGIMTAISPCPLATNITAIGFISKDLENRKKIFFNGLWYTLGRAITYTTIGVILFFGASTFHIAKFLQSHGEKFLGPLLILIGILMLDFIKIKLPGSGKLTERMGKNKKNNWWSALLLGVVFALAFCPYSGVLYFGMLIPITISSPSGLFLPLIFAIATGLPVIIVAYLLAFSISSLGGFYNKVKIFEKWFRRVIAVVFIIVGFYYVYIFYIQKLIS